From the genome of Scleropages formosus chromosome 25, fSclFor1.1, whole genome shotgun sequence:
ACATCCAAGGGCGGGACTTTTATGGACTCTTGTCTGGTGTCCAGGCAGCTCAGTAGGGATAATAAACCACAAGCACCTAAAATAACTCAAATCCAGTTCTGACAAAGTAGTGCATACCTGTGCCCAAGACTCAAGAGCTACATGAATTAAGTTCTGTCTTTGTGCTTTATGAAACAGAGGACTGCCAGGTCTTAGCTCTGTTTAGACTGATGTTATCTGCAGTATTGTTTATCATGTGATTAAAAGGGGgtatatttaattatgtttcaGAGGCagagttgctctggtttccactgaAGACTTCAGTaactgactgaagatgatgacagcATGGTGTGACTCACTGGAACCCAACAGCTGCCAACTGCCTGGGTGAAGATAATTCCTTCCAAGAATCCATCTGCCCCAAATGAGGGACGGATACGATGGAACTCCATTTCGATCATTGCGCAAGTAGCTGGTGTTCCCCAACAAACGCATTCTGCTGGACCTGACGGAGAAGGGAGGAGCAGAGTTGGAAGGACTGCAGAATAAACATGAACTTGAGAAGGATTAGGAAGCGCCAATTGATGCATCTGATGACGACGTGCTTCATCCTTTCGGTGGTGATGGTCTACTGGGAGCAGCTGGACAACAACATCGTGAGTTACATGAAGTCATTTTCGTACCGCTACCTATTCAACAGCTACAACTTCCTCAACACGAGCTTCACTGTTAGCCGCGAGGAGGCGGAGCGCTTCGGCAGCCGTCACTACCTCATCAACCACAAGCGCAAGTGCACCGACGTggacgtgctgctgctgctcctggtcAAATCGTCCCCGGAGAATGTGGAGCGGCGAGCGGGCATCCGTTCCACCTGGGGGAACGAGACCTACGCTTTCCATGAGCTGGGGGTCCACATTAGGGTGCTCTTCATGCTGGGCGAGTCCGGCCACTCCCAGGTTGAGCAGGACCTCATGCAAGAGGACTGGTGCCATGGAGACCTCATCCAGCAGGACTTTTTGGACACGTTCCACAACCTCACGGTCAAGCTGCTCATGCAGTTCCGTTGGGCACATGCCTACTGCGCTCACGCCCGCTTCTTCATGTCTGTAGACGACGACGTCTTTGTGCACATCCCCAACCTGGTGCACTATCTGCAGGAAATGGCCAGCAAGAATGTGCAGGACTTCTGGATCGGCCACGTGCACAAGGGGTCTCCGCCTATCCGTCGCAAAGACAGCAAGTACTACGTTCCGTACGAGATGTACCAGTGGTCCTCTTACCCAGACTACACGGCGGGTGCCGGCTACGTGGTCTCCAGGAACGTAGTCGCCAAGATCTACCAGGCATCTCTGACTCTCAACGCCACGCTCTACATAGATGACGTCTTCATGGGGATTTGCGCCAACGTGATGGGGGTCTCCCCCCAAGAACACATTTACTTCACTGGAGGAGAAAAAGTCCCATACCACATATGCGTCTACGACAAGATGATGACCTCTCACGGACACGTGAAAGACATGCATTATTTGTGGAAGGAGGCCACGAGCCCCCAGGTCAAGCAGACTACATCGTGGTTCTTGGGCAGGCTCTACTGCACCATGGTGAAAATAAAGCTCTTCTGTATGCCAAACCCCTTCACCACTTACCCCTGCAAGGCGGCCTTTTTATAGTGCAGAAGCAAGCTAGCTATGGCGTTTTTCCCATTAAGTTTTGTCTGAGCATCCTGAAGGCCTAAGTTAAAAGAAAGCACTCGTACTCGATGTTTACCTACCTACTCAATGCTCCGTTCCACGGAGTCAAAAAATACTTGActtcttttgtattttattggTTGCACTGGGAGACATAAATAAAGAATGTCTGCTTGTTCGATAAACCCTTGCTCCGGTTTGCAACATGGAGGGATGGTGGCCTCGGCGAGCCACAGTGGAGCAGACCCCAAGTCCCCCCACTCCACTGATGGATTGCTGATGCAGTGCTCTCCAGACACAGTGACGACTGCCAGGCTCCTAATTCCATTTCTGAACTCATCCCATCCTATCCAAttaagaatgaatgaaaatatggcTCCCCATGCTTCACGTTTCATCCCCTTCCCCCGTGCATTTGTACAtccgggtgtgtgtgtgcgcgtggcctatgcagatgaaacacagtgacagaggaGGGATTCTGAGCACGCAGCAACAGAGGGGGAGATGCATCTCAGGAGGCTTCCAGAAGTCCGAGATGCGAGGCCTCTGAAATCCAGTCATTGGCAAGTAAAGCTGGGGTCAGTTCTTATCAGATGACAAATTTGCCATCTCTGTTGTGATGACAGTTAATTCTTTGGATGTGTTTTAGGGCCACTTTATTATAGTTATGCAAACCACCTCTAAGTGTTCCTTTTATGGGGATGGGAGAGGGGTTTACTCACTTTTATTTTGCAGgaaagaatcacacacacacacacacacacacacacacacagactgaagctgcttgtctcaagcaaggctgtggcgagctggagcctaacccggcagcacagcgtgcaaggctgcagggggaggagacacagccagggcgggacaccagtccatcacaaggcaccccaagcaggactcgaacctcagacccaccagagagcagatacaggccaaacctgcctcGCCacctatatatatttatataaaatatataactatgcatatatatatatatatatatatatatatatacatgcatatttatttatacacacgCAGAAACACATACTGAGCTTTGCACTCccgtgcatacacacacacatgcacagcgagagagaaggagagagccCTGCACTAATGCATTGGTATAGCTTTCCGGAATCTGAAGTATTTATGATGATTTAAGATGTACTGCATAGTGACCTGTTCCAACCAAATGCACACATGTGCGTGCATgcacgcccacacacacacacacacacacacacacacacacacacaaacctacTTTTGGCAAAACGGACCAcgagtattttttatttttgccatgTCAAACCCTGTTATGGTAAATGATGATTTACCACGaccaaaaaaacacactttctccatTTTACTGTAGTCCAAGTGGGCACTTTTAACTTCTTACGTGAAAGTTTGTTTTCCTATGATTTGATTTAAATGTTGGAATGCAAACTCGAAACCTAAAGATCAAATCCAGATTTCATTTCAGTCAAGCAGAATTGTACCACAGCGTAATATGTGTATACTTTACTGTGAAATTCACAATACCCAGTACCACGTCTGTGACTCAAGCCATTTTTCAAACGCCTGAACTGCATTCTACGAACACCGGTGCATATTTTTGTATGAtgttacagtttacatttatcgAGCTGTACAAAAATTGTGGTCTCAACCACTCTCAGGTTGTATTtgaagtacattttattttattatgttttttaattaaatttgaaacctgtgagaaaaaaaaaaaaaaaaaactttggattTCCAAGTCATTGGACAAGAAAATGTCTGTTCTCCTTCAtcatggttttgtttttaaaacaagtgtATGTCATACACTGCATCCCCATGCCATGGTAACCTTGCTTTTACACTGTGGCCCAATAAGAACATTAAACGGTGTATTAAAGGGGCACAGTTACAATGAACActagtttactgtaaaattcCGGGGTAGCATCTtcatcgaggtacttaccctgaattgatacactaaaaactaacccactgtataaatgggtaaatcagcttaagcacacacattttcagaactgcctgtcccatacagggtcgcggggaaccggagcctacccggtaacacatggcgtaaggccggaggaggaaggggacacacccaggacaagacgccagcccgctgcaaggcaccccaagcgggactcgaaccccagacccactggagagcaggactgtgttccaacccactgcgccaccgcaccccctcagctTAAGCAGTTCAATATAAAAACGCAACACTGCAACTTCTAAGTCGCCAGTGAGAAAGATGTCAGCTATACaactattattcatttattattattattgtcacgtccacacccacgtcacaattgacagcacctgacaccaaacACCTGACTGagcactcacctttaaaagaccctcctcggCTCCCGTACACTCGctgaatctcatttgagacaactgtcctcctACGCTATTTCCTgatcttcctcatcccttgttTCCAGTATCCGTTCTTCGgttttcgacccttcgcttccTCCCTTGACCACatccttggatcctcgctctcactctgaccgctgATCGACCGATCCTTCGCCTGTCCtcaacaacgagaactcgcctgatcccTTGATTCCGgacgaacgatcctgcacttgggtccagctgtcccgGCGTCCTTGGTTCCGcgtgacattattattattattattattattattattattattattactggagtCAAGCTCTTTTTTACTGATTGAGTAAATGATTCCTATTCTTAAACCAAGTACATATTTTTGCGAAATTAAAGACCGTGTAGAGATGTATTTATAAAGTACTTCACTTGTGTGAAATAAACTCAGCTTGAAATAAACACCAAGGACTGGAAACAGTGAAAACGGCTGCAAACCACTATGGGTTAAGGAACGGCTGTAGCTGAGATTCCCATTTGCACCCATTTCCAGGTCCTTCTGAGTTACCCTGTTTAAGGACACGGTCAAGATGTTGACATGTTCAAGGTGGTGCCAACGTAGCAGCTCCATGACGATACAACACACTTATAGCACACAAAGGAAGTGTGGAGAGGAGGAAATTCAGGTTTGCCCGCTGGCAAGGGCAGTGGTGGCGCCGGCAGTGTCCTACCTCCTGCGATCAAACAAACTTTCGTCTGTTTCATTTGCTGCCAGCATGTGGCTTGAGCCCCCCTGGCTAGCTTCATGCATGACTTCGATCTGTAACGTGGAAAACAAAGAACCACTGGCATTACAGCACAACTCCCCTCCCTTACCAAGCGTGAAAAAGGTTTTGCACACTCACAACATTTACTGAGATTTCAGTGTCAAATTAAGGAAAGTTTGAAAAGATGGATACAAATTTGGAAATAATCAAAAGTGAAAACTGGGAGGGAGGGAAACTGTGCCAGCGTATGCGTCAGGTGCTAGAGGACTGAAACTTTGGTGCCATTAGTGACGCTCGCTACTCGTTCACTGTTCATCAAGATTTTTTGTCCTCTTAGCAAGGACTCTTGGTGGAACTCAAATGACTGGCTTTGCTCTTTACAAAGACTTGGAAAACGCTACCAAGAATGTCTATTGACTGTTGAGAAGGCCACATGACTGGTGAGATTGGCCTATGAATGTCTTACAGGACTTTGCAATGCAGAATTCAGTGGAGCAAACATTTACTCAAGCAAAGAGTAGGTCAACAGAGGTCTGGAAGTGGTACCTAGAGCCTGATTGTACGTGTTTCCAGGAAGACGTGGGATGAGGAAATCCAGGACTGTATCCTGCTTTACCTTTATACTGCCCTTTTGCCGGCGGATGTTTCTCCTCTTCGCGGGGTCAGCATCACTGGGTGGTCTTGAAACACTAGGGCCCTCAGAGGTCCAACGGTGTGGTGCTGGAATAGGAGATGACAAATGTAGTAGAAAATGGTAAGTTGGGTGGAGGGGCTTGTTGAGTTAAACTAAGTGCATTAAACTTAAAGGCATTAGTAGGCTAGAGGCTATGCAATGATTGAGTAAATGGATCGTTGTGACCGTTGCTTGCAAAGATATAtatcctgtgcttccagaaagTATGTAATCCAGACTGCAAAACAATGTGTGTTGACATATGTGTTAGAGCCTAGAAAAGTTGAGAAGAGTAAATTTTTTATGTACGAGAGATTAAGGTTGAGACAacactgagggaaaaaaaggggaaacATCTAGTTTTGACATGTGAAAAGAGGAAGACAAGACATGGCATGAAACGAAGTGAAACAGCACATGTGTAAAACAGAACTGAGCTTGGAAAAATACCATCTAAATGCCcattaatgaatatgtaaatgatgGCATGAATAAAAAGAGCAACAAGAGACTGATTGGGAAGACTCCCTCCGGTTAGGGGCTCTCCTGTCGGCCAGTGTTGCAAGAAAATATGTTCTAAGTTTTATTGCCTCCTATACGGTGACTGACAAAATTCCACAGGTTACAGCAGATTCGAGCAACACAGAAATCGGCTCACACTGCAATTTACCTGGACTTGCAGACCTTTGTGTTATGGATGTGGAGTGTTTGGGAGAGGACTCTGGGTGGGGGGCCACGGGTTGAACCGGCCTGGTATGCTTGGTTGACAGCCGCGTCAGACTGGCCTGCCTCTTCTCAAACATCTTCTGCACCTCCTCCAGGCGATCCAATGCCTCCTGAACTTTAGCCTATCCAAGTCGGAGTTGAACATGAGCAAAAACCATGTGAAGCATACATACCTTGGCTGCGATGAGAGTTTGGTGGTGTTCATTTTTGAATGTGAAACTGCCGCGGAGTATGAGGGTGGAGAGGTGAGAGCTGAGTTGGTAACGAGAAGGCATAAGTCCATACCTCAACATTAGGTGGAAGAGCAATTGTGCACCCAGTGACCAGATCTTTGGGGTcggccagctgctgctgctcggcaACCTCCAGAAATGCCTGGACGTCACGTAGGGCTGATTCGGCCCCCTCTTGTGTGTGGCACCTATCCACGGCCTGTGCAGCTAGCAGGTACACACCTGACTCACACCACTTGTTCATCTGCAAGAACCCCCCAGTCAGTGAGACTAAGGACATTATAGTATGACTACATTAGTAACACAGATGTATTGTAGTTACAATGGTACaatgcagtaaatattttctACCTGGCCTTTCTTTATAAAAGGGAAGCCAGCAtgcaatccatccatccatccatcaaaccATCAGtcaattaattttcagtaaatacTTCCACAATGCGTGACCACAGTGACCCAAGTCTACCCCGGAAACATGGAGCATGAGACGATGTGTGACTGAGCCATTTGACCAGTCACGCACAATTTTGTCTTAGT
Proteins encoded in this window:
- the LOC108921630 gene encoding lactosylceramide 1,3-N-acetyl-beta-D-glucosaminyltransferase A-like; amino-acid sequence: MNLRRIRKRQLMHLMTTCFILSVVMVYWEQLDNNIVSYMKSFSYRYLFNSYNFLNTSFTVSREEAERFGSRHYLINHKRKCTDVDVLLLLLVKSSPENVERRAGIRSTWGNETYAFHELGVHIRVLFMLGESGHSQVEQDLMQEDWCHGDLIQQDFLDTFHNLTVKLLMQFRWAHAYCAHARFFMSVDDDVFVHIPNLVHYLQEMASKNVQDFWIGHVHKGSPPIRRKDSKYYVPYEMYQWSSYPDYTAGAGYVVSRNVVAKIYQASLTLNATLYIDDVFMGICANVMGVSPQEHIYFTGGEKVPYHICVYDKMMTSHGHVKDMHYLWKEATSPQVKQTTSWFLGRLYCTMVKIKLFCMPNPFTTYPCKAAFL